The following is a genomic window from Elaeis guineensis isolate ETL-2024a chromosome 10, EG11, whole genome shotgun sequence.
tttaGGGGGCTTGTACATACAGCGGGTATTTGGTTGGAAGGAATTGGGCTGTTTGAAAGAGAGGAGTCCTATtccatttcaattctgattctggAGTGGTATGGGAATAGTTTAGTCCTTTTAAAATTTAATCATGATTCTTTTCTAAAGATTCAAATTTCTATTCTCATTCTAATTCTGGCGATGAAGCAAATATTTCAAAGCATATAGCTATTTTGATTCTCATTTCAATctattttgatttctatatcaATCCTTTTGATTCTGATTTCATTCGAGAGTTGCtatcaattatttatattttttgaaatatcaaGTAATATGCATGGTCATTTCATCATCTTGCAGCAGGTTGTTGTCTGCCCTCAAAATTCTTGAATACCTAATTTTGTAGATGAAATTCACAGCTGAGAACTTACtggatttgaagttgaaatttggaAGAGCGGGGGAGATTCTTGTATTCCATGTATCTGTATTTCCTCCAACCGATGAAAGAGTACCTGGTTGTATCATGGTTTCAAATGACAACTTGACAAGTATTTCAATGGTATAGCAGTTTTGGTGCTGCTCTATTCGGCTGTGAACATAGGATATATAATGCCCGATCTAGCAGTATATGTTAAACAATAGGAATTAGACAGTATGATAGTTTTATAGTATGCCGTGAACTTAATGtccaaaatttaaaaatgaaattTTAGTGCATCTTTTGACCTTTCTAAGCTGTCATGTAATTATACATAAAAAAAGCCTGCAataatagtttttgaaaaaaaaatggtacTTATTTTGGCTTCATAATTGTTTATAATATTTGATATAGCATTTAGGACAGTTCTACACCGGCTGTTGCTCATAGTATCATCCAATCAGTCTATCCTATTGATCAATTGACAAATACAAAAGTTACAGTTTTCATGAGAACAATTGAAAACCTCGTTGTAAATTAAAATAATCTTAATTCAAGTAATTTTGGACCATTATAACCGTTATAATGTTTAAGAAAATGGCTGTTATAATCTGATAATGGCATCAATGAGACCTTGGTCACGAGCGTGGACTGACTCGCCGCCAAGGCACGTGACTCTCCACCTCCCTctaattcttcttctcttctctctcccccctcttgtGTGTGTGGAGAAGGCATGGGTTCGAGGAAGATGAAGGCTTCAGAGATCGCTGCTCTATTGGATCTGAAGCCCCACCCTGATGGAGGCTTCTACTTGGAGACTTTACGGGACTTCTCCATCACTCTCCCCAAATCTCAGCTCCCACCCCACTGTAAGCATATTTCACTTGGATATTATCGGCTATAAGCTTGAAAAATCCCATAAAAGCTTGTTTTTTTTAGCCATATACTGATTGCTCTTTTGATTTTTATTTGGATCCTCTCACTCTCATCATTTCTAATGGATACATTTTTTATtgctgtttatttttattttagacggTGGATCCGGTAAAGTTTTGATCTTGGCATTGAGTATTGTTGAGTACTCGAGTGGGTATTCATTAGTCGTTCCAgcattttattatattttgattgttgTTAAGTATAATCAATTTGTCAGAATGGATGAAATTTCTTTGATTCATCACTTCTTTCTTGGTAATCTAAGCTTATTCTTTGATTGGTGTGagtgattctctcttttgatgtgATGGAAACCCCTGATTCAAGTAGGGGTTGGAGAATTGGAAATAAAGGTTAGGGTTAGGAAGAGTGCATTAGTATTTCCTCGTTGATTTGAAATCCACATATTCTAGTTATTGATATTAGAACACAATCCAAAATATGAAATCACCTCAGCCATCTATAAGCAACAACTTTTTGAGTTTAGATATTAGCAGCATAATACTTAGCCAAATTTTCTCATAATAGTTGGATAATTCACTGTTCTTATCTCAAATTAACTTCATGAGTGAAGTGAACGCAGACCCTATTTGAGTAGCCATATCTCTTTGGAGACTTTATTTTTGTTTGCTCCTTTTGTAAATATTACTTTCTTGAGGTTTATGCTATGTTGGTCATCATTCCATTGACACAGATAAGCACTGCTAATATGCTACTAATGTAATGGCTGAGATTAATGGTTATATTAATCACCAGATATTAAAATGAAAGCATAAAATGGTATTTAATTTCCTTATTATGTTGGCTGATAGAGTGATTTATCGAAACCGGTATATCTGATGTCTCcatatttcaaacaaaaaaaagagggaagCAGAAAGAAAGAACTTCTGTAAACAAATTTCCTGATTCAACTTGGTGTCAGTCACCTAACAAGATTACCAAGATATTGGAGTGTGAAAAACTCTGGCTGACCCACACTCTCAGAAATAATTATATTGAAATAAGTTCTGATTCAGCTGGCAGTGAAAACGAATTAATTGTTAATAGGAACAAGTGGTGAAGGAGGATTCATGAAGTTGAAACCAGACTGTTGGGGACAGTGTTACTTGTTATTTGGTTATTAGTACTCTCTTTGAAGCATTACATCCTCTAACTGAAGCTTTTGTAGACAAGGTGGATCGTCCTGTGAGCTCAGCCATCTACTTCTTGCTGCCATCAGGAGGCATTGCTCCCTTCATCGCATCCCTTGTTCTGAAACCTGGCACTATTATATGGGAGAGCCTCTGACGGTTAGAAAATTAATTCTAGCAGCTAATATAAACTGTGTTACTTAAACATAGACTGCATTATTTTCATGTAATACCAaccttttttctttgctttgtgtCATTCTTCTGATCTCAACCTCAACCAGGTGTTTGAGCTACTTGATGATGGACAGATCAAGCTGACAGTCGTTGGACCGGACCTAGAAGCCGGCCAGCACCTGCAGTACACGGTACTACCAAATGTCTGGTTTGGTGCGTTCCCAACCTTGGATGTTGAATCCTTTGCATCAGATGGCAGTGCTCTTGTCAAAGCTCCAGACAGGGACCCTGAGCAGCATTATTCTCTGGTTGGTGTCACCT
Proteins encoded in this region:
- the LOC105053063 gene encoding LOW QUALITY PROTEIN: uncharacterized protein (The sequence of the model RefSeq protein was modified relative to this genomic sequence to represent the inferred CDS: inserted 1 base in 1 codon), which produces MGSRKMKASEIAALLDLKPHPDGGFYLETLRDFSITLPKSQLPPHYKVDRPVSSAIYFLLPSGGIAXLHRIPCSETWHYYMGEPLTVFELLDDGQIKLTVVGPDLEAGQHLQYTVLPNVWFGAFPTLDVESFASDGSALVKAPDRDPEQHYSLVGVTCAPSFQFEDNELATLAELKVLAPNVEPFLSYLIPSKS